The proteins below come from a single Ruficoccus amylovorans genomic window:
- a CDS encoding substrate-binding domain-containing protein: MLGFSTEESVIAAIHALLEEHDDPSVPLPSTRKLGQLLGFSHVTVSKALRQMGDEGELWRNENGRYYPKSARLLFDAPKPVTCFFRSISAWASWYSRLVQGIGLACEEANRGLLMLPASSLIQQDASDAVPQVLGVEEQCQLLESLLLRTQDEPGRLILDDLWDDRALAAYADQLAGARVLLRACPVPGIGSVAPDFAQGALLALSHLLAQGYERVVVVRPFSGKVIDAMVEAFEEAVEGVNLDAAHFTIIDGDQGCDTAQVVARLCSAKGRTGVYCAEENFAVALYQGLTAAGVDIPGKIGLLAGWGTGEAARLGLSSLKIDLQHLGMLAVSLENPALHPFRPVTNFTLHRGISS; this comes from the coding sequence ATGCTGGGGTTCAGCACAGAAGAAAGCGTCATTGCGGCGATCCACGCCTTGTTGGAGGAACACGACGACCCGTCGGTTCCCCTGCCCTCGACGCGCAAGCTCGGGCAGTTGCTGGGGTTTTCCCATGTCACCGTCTCCAAGGCCCTGCGCCAGATGGGCGACGAGGGCGAGCTCTGGCGCAATGAAAACGGGCGCTACTACCCGAAGTCGGCCCGGCTGCTCTTTGATGCGCCGAAGCCAGTCACGTGTTTTTTCCGCAGCATCAGCGCCTGGGCCAGTTGGTACTCGCGGCTGGTGCAGGGGATCGGCCTGGCCTGCGAAGAGGCCAACCGCGGGCTGCTCATGCTCCCGGCCAGCAGCCTGATCCAGCAGGACGCCTCCGACGCCGTCCCGCAGGTGCTCGGCGTGGAAGAACAGTGCCAGTTGCTGGAGTCGCTCCTGCTGCGTACACAGGACGAGCCGGGTCGCCTGATCCTGGACGACCTCTGGGACGACCGCGCCTTGGCCGCCTACGCGGACCAGCTCGCCGGTGCCCGCGTGCTGTTGCGCGCCTGCCCGGTGCCCGGCATTGGCAGCGTCGCGCCGGACTTCGCGCAGGGGGCGCTGCTCGCGCTTTCGCACCTGCTGGCGCAGGGCTATGAGCGCGTGGTTGTCGTCCGCCCCTTCAGCGGCAAGGTCATCGACGCGATGGTCGAAGCCTTTGAAGAAGCCGTCGAAGGCGTCAACCTCGACGCGGCCCATTTCACCATCATCGACGGCGATCAGGGCTGCGACACCGCGCAGGTCGTCGCCCGCCTCTGCTCGGCCAAGGGGCGGACGGGCGTTTACTGCGCGGAAGAGAATTTCGCGGTCGCGCTCTACCAAGGGTTGACCGCCGCCGGGGTGGACATCCCCGGCAAGATCGGCCTGCTCGCCGGTTGGGGGACGGGCGAAGCCGCCCGCCTCGGGCTCAGCTCGCTCAAGATCGACTTGCAACACCTGGGCATGCTCGCGGTCAGCCTGGAAAACCCGGCCCTGCACCCCTTCCGCCCTGTCACGAATTTCACGCTCCACCGAGGCATCTCCAGTTAG
- the dgt gene encoding dGTP triphosphohydrolase, translating into MPEPFYRDFDNARYGSTRSGDSDERSPFQLDRDRVVFSYAFRRLQSKTQVFQSGEYDFYRTRLTHSLEVARIARSIGEHLNRRYPEVALDGDLLEAVGLSHDLGHPPFGHIGERKLNELMAPWGGFEGNAQTARILTETFWQRKDSPHGMSPSRAFLDGILKYKALWMDCCTPPTETSGAEYPENHFLYDEQAGVRDFVAGGEWPSDAVAPDTANTAKSLECQVMDWADDTAYSLHDIVDSVKAGYLTRAAIVRWAEGPGSKRADSPAFKSLLELLEEDYLEAIFARKLGEFIRAVELVPFDGVLADKTARYRWRLQVPEEILAECSLYKKIAFDLVFRSPRIQQVEFKSGFLIERLFKAFFDCHLKPGSSGLKLLPEPALTWVEREEDEHRRARLLCDTLTQLTDHEAIRLYRHLFDPEFGSITDLL; encoded by the coding sequence ATGCCCGAGCCCTTTTACCGTGATTTTGATAACGCGCGCTACGGCTCCACCCGAAGTGGAGATTCCGACGAGCGCAGCCCCTTCCAGCTCGACCGCGACCGCGTCGTTTTCTCCTACGCCTTTCGCCGCCTCCAGTCCAAGACGCAGGTCTTCCAGTCCGGCGAATACGATTTTTACCGCACGCGGCTGACCCACTCGCTGGAGGTGGCGCGCATCGCCCGCTCCATCGGCGAGCACCTCAACCGCCGCTACCCAGAGGTGGCACTCGACGGCGACCTGCTCGAAGCCGTCGGCCTCTCCCACGACCTGGGGCACCCGCCTTTTGGCCACATCGGCGAGCGCAAGCTGAACGAACTCATGGCCCCCTGGGGCGGCTTCGAGGGTAACGCCCAGACGGCCCGCATCCTGACCGAAACCTTCTGGCAGCGCAAGGACTCCCCCCACGGCATGTCCCCGAGCCGGGCCTTTCTGGACGGGATTCTCAAGTACAAGGCCCTCTGGATGGACTGCTGCACCCCGCCGACCGAGACAAGCGGGGCCGAGTACCCCGAGAACCATTTCCTCTATGACGAGCAGGCCGGGGTGCGGGACTTCGTAGCCGGGGGCGAATGGCCCTCCGATGCGGTTGCCCCCGATACCGCCAACACTGCCAAGAGCCTGGAATGCCAGGTCATGGACTGGGCTGACGACACGGCCTACTCCCTCCACGACATCGTGGACAGCGTCAAGGCCGGTTATCTGACCCGCGCCGCCATCGTCCGTTGGGCCGAGGGGCCGGGCAGCAAACGCGCCGACTCGCCCGCCTTCAAGTCGTTGCTCGAACTACTGGAAGAGGACTACCTGGAGGCGATTTTCGCCCGCAAGCTGGGCGAATTCATCCGCGCCGTCGAGCTCGTCCCCTTCGACGGTGTGCTGGCGGACAAGACCGCCCGCTACCGTTGGCGGCTCCAGGTGCCGGAGGAAATTCTGGCCGAATGCTCGCTGTACAAGAAAATCGCCTTCGACCTGGTTTTCCGTTCGCCGCGTATCCAGCAGGTCGAGTTCAAAAGCGGCTTTCTGATCGAGCGGCTGTTCAAGGCCTTTTTCGACTGCCACCTCAAGCCCGGCAGCAGCGGCCTGAAACTCCTGCCCGAACCCGCCCTGACCTGGGTCGAACGCGAGGAGGACGAGCACCGACGCGCCCGCCTGCTGTGCGACACGCTCACCCAGCTCACCGACCACGAGGCCATCCGCCTCTACCGCCACCTTTTCGACCCGGAGTTCGGCTCCATCACGGATTTGCTTTAG
- the nagB gene encoding glucosamine-6-phosphate deaminase, with the protein MNEFAQREHISTRIYPGADQACAHVADAIDKLLRTRQQEGRPAVLGLATGSTPVRLYRELIRRHREEGLSFAHAVTFNLDEYYGLDGSHPESYRRFMQEQLFDHIDIDPANTHVPDGTAAREQVFDACQSYEDAIAQVGGIDIQILGIGRTGHIGFNEPGSGPESRTRLVTLDALTRRDAARDFLGEENVPRHAITMGVGSILEARQIFLLAWGESKATIVAETVEGEQRLAVPASFLQRHKACTFCLDAAAASHLTRIRYPWLVGPVEWTPALIRKAITWLALQVKKPLLKLVDEDYSENGMSDLLTEKGSYNLNIELFNLTQHTITGWPGGKPNADDSHRPERALPHPKRVLVLSPEPLDDVSSMGGTLHRLANQGHEVTVAYLTSGNLAVPDDELRRMLEWMMGMQRDYPEQPSTAYAAQVMRELEAKGKFDLDSADIRHLKGLVRRGEVNSSARILGLSPASLRFLDLPFYEEGRYRRFKPGEADIARMRELLLEIRPHQIFATGYRYDPLSVPALCFGILNEALASFKDEEWLRDCRVWLYRGPGNEWETHEIDMAVPLSPSEFENKMQGIYQQQSQRSQSPGLGKKSDGNSWDVAAELNHGTARTYDALGLPEYEAIEAFKRWPL; encoded by the coding sequence ATGAACGAGTTCGCCCAACGTGAGCATATTTCCACCCGGATCTACCCGGGCGCGGACCAGGCCTGCGCCCATGTAGCCGACGCCATCGATAAACTCCTGCGCACCCGCCAGCAGGAAGGCCGCCCCGCCGTCCTCGGGCTGGCCACCGGATCGACCCCGGTGCGGCTTTACCGCGAGTTGATCCGCCGTCACCGCGAGGAGGGGCTGAGCTTCGCGCACGCCGTCACCTTCAACCTCGACGAGTACTACGGCCTCGACGGCTCCCACCCCGAGAGCTACCGGCGCTTCATGCAGGAGCAGCTCTTCGATCACATCGACATCGACCCGGCCAATACCCACGTCCCCGACGGCACAGCCGCCCGCGAACAGGTCTTCGACGCCTGCCAGTCCTATGAAGACGCCATCGCACAAGTTGGGGGCATCGACATCCAGATCCTCGGCATCGGACGCACCGGCCACATCGGTTTCAACGAGCCAGGCTCCGGCCCGGAGAGCCGCACCCGGCTCGTCACCCTCGACGCGCTGACCCGCCGCGACGCGGCCCGCGACTTTCTCGGCGAGGAGAACGTCCCCCGCCACGCCATCACGATGGGTGTCGGCTCCATCCTCGAAGCCCGTCAAATTTTCCTCCTCGCCTGGGGTGAATCCAAGGCCACCATCGTGGCCGAAACGGTCGAGGGCGAACAGCGCCTCGCCGTACCCGCGAGCTTCCTCCAGCGCCACAAGGCCTGTACCTTTTGCCTGGACGCGGCGGCGGCCAGCCATCTGACCCGCATCCGCTACCCCTGGCTCGTCGGTCCGGTCGAGTGGACCCCCGCCCTCATTCGCAAGGCCATCACCTGGCTCGCCTTGCAGGTTAAAAAGCCGCTGCTGAAACTCGTGGACGAGGACTACTCTGAAAACGGCATGTCCGACCTGCTGACTGAAAAGGGTTCCTACAATCTCAACATCGAGCTTTTCAACCTCACCCAGCACACCATCACCGGCTGGCCCGGCGGCAAGCCCAACGCCGACGACTCGCACCGGCCTGAACGCGCCCTGCCCCACCCCAAGCGGGTGCTTGTGCTCAGCCCGGAGCCGCTGGACGACGTCAGCTCGATGGGCGGCACCCTGCACCGGCTGGCCAATCAGGGGCACGAAGTCACGGTCGCTTACCTGACCTCGGGCAACCTCGCCGTGCCCGACGACGAACTTCGACGCATGCTGGAGTGGATGATGGGCATGCAGCGGGATTACCCCGAGCAGCCCTCGACCGCCTACGCCGCGCAGGTCATGCGCGAGCTTGAGGCCAAGGGCAAGTTCGACCTCGACAGCGCCGACATCCGCCACCTCAAGGGCCTCGTGCGCCGGGGCGAAGTCAACTCCTCGGCTCGTATCCTCGGGCTGTCCCCGGCCAGCCTGCGCTTCCTCGACCTGCCCTTCTACGAGGAGGGGCGCTACCGGCGTTTCAAGCCGGGCGAGGCCGACATCGCCCGCATGCGCGAGCTTCTGCTCGAAATCCGCCCGCACCAGATTTTCGCCACAGGCTACCGCTACGATCCGCTCTCGGTCCCCGCCCTGTGCTTCGGCATCCTCAACGAGGCACTGGCCTCGTTCAAGGACGAAGAGTGGTTGCGCGACTGCCGCGTCTGGCTCTATCGCGGCCCCGGCAACGAGTGGGAAACCCACGAAATCGACATGGCCGTGCCGCTCTCGCCCTCGGAGTTTGAAAACAAGATGCAGGGCATTTACCAGCAGCAGTCTCAGCGCAGCCAGTCGCCCGGCCTAGGCAAAAAGAGCGACGGCAACAGCTGGGATGTCGCCGCCGAACTCAACCACGGCACGGCACGCACTTACGATGCCCTCGGCCTGCCCGAGTATGAGGCCATTGAGGCCTTCAAACGCTGGCCGCTGTAA
- a CDS encoding phytoene desaturase family protein, whose translation MAKDWLEGVNGSYDAVVIGSGLGGLTSANILGKMGHRVLVLEHHYQFGGLATWFKRPRRHIFDISLHGFPVGMIKSCRRYWTKEISDSIKQIKSIRFINPQFNIDTTFDRNDFTRILQETFQIPRERVEAFFEHLRQMNYYDRDTRTTKEMFEEFFPGRNDVHRLLMEPIAYANGSTWDDPAITYGIVFSNFMSKGVYIYQGGTDQLISRMTDELQRNGVEIRRNCLVEKVYTEDDPATGQRRVVGIRANGRGGESRDIACKAVVSNANIKNTVLQLAGAENFRPEFVAETEKVRVNTSSCQVYLGIREGESIPNIGDLVFTSEAPEYSSTELTDFNTTSRTFSVYYPDTRPQNPVQRYAIVASLNARWKDWEKLSEPDYAAAKERIITQALDGLEKFIPDIRQKVDWQEAATPRTVHHYTRHFGGTSFGTKFEGLKVSMELPEQVGGLYHAGSVGIIMSGWLGTINYGVIVASKADSFLMAAKRGEAAPAASN comes from the coding sequence ATGGCGAAAGACTGGCTAGAAGGCGTAAACGGCTCCTATGACGCTGTCGTGATCGGCAGCGGACTGGGTGGGCTGACCAGTGCGAATATCCTCGGGAAAATGGGCCACCGCGTGCTCGTGCTTGAGCACCATTACCAATTCGGCGGCCTGGCCACGTGGTTCAAGCGCCCGCGCCGGCACATTTTCGACATCTCGCTGCACGGCTTTCCGGTCGGGATGATCAAGTCCTGCCGCCGCTACTGGACGAAGGAGATTTCCGACTCGATCAAACAGATCAAGTCCATCCGCTTCATCAACCCGCAGTTCAACATCGACACGACCTTCGACCGCAACGACTTCACGCGCATCCTGCAGGAGACCTTCCAGATCCCGCGCGAGCGCGTCGAGGCGTTCTTCGAGCACCTGCGGCAGATGAACTACTACGACCGCGACACCCGCACGACCAAGGAGATGTTCGAGGAGTTCTTCCCCGGTCGCAACGACGTGCACCGCCTGCTTATGGAGCCCATCGCCTACGCCAACGGCTCCACCTGGGACGACCCCGCCATCACCTACGGGATCGTGTTTTCCAATTTCATGAGCAAGGGCGTCTATATTTATCAAGGCGGGACGGACCAGCTCATCAGCCGCATGACGGACGAGCTCCAGCGCAACGGGGTCGAAATCCGCCGCAACTGCCTGGTGGAAAAAGTTTACACCGAGGACGATCCGGCCACCGGCCAGCGCCGTGTGGTCGGCATCCGCGCCAATGGTCGCGGCGGCGAGTCCCGCGACATCGCCTGTAAGGCCGTTGTCTCCAACGCCAACATCAAGAACACCGTCCTCCAATTGGCCGGGGCCGAGAATTTCAGGCCCGAGTTCGTGGCCGAGACGGAAAAAGTCCGCGTCAACACCAGTTCGTGCCAGGTGTACCTGGGCATCCGCGAGGGCGAGTCGATCCCGAACATTGGCGACCTGGTCTTCACCTCGGAGGCCCCGGAGTACTCCAGCACCGAGCTGACTGACTTCAACACGACCAGCCGGACTTTTTCGGTCTATTACCCGGACACCCGACCGCAAAACCCGGTCCAGCGCTACGCCATCGTGGCCTCGCTCAACGCCCGCTGGAAGGACTGGGAAAAACTCTCTGAGCCCGATTATGCCGCCGCCAAGGAGCGCATCATCACGCAGGCGCTGGACGGACTGGAAAAATTTATCCCCGACATCCGCCAGAAGGTGGACTGGCAGGAAGCGGCTACTCCGCGCACCGTGCATCACTACACGCGGCACTTCGGCGGCACCTCCTTCGGGACGAAGTTCGAGGGGCTGAAGGTTTCGATGGAGCTGCCCGAGCAAGTTGGCGGGCTCTACCACGCCGGTTCGGTCGGCATCATCATGTCCGGCTGGCTGGGCACGATCAACTACGGGGTCATCGTCGCCAGCAAGGCCGACTCCTTCCTGATGGCCGCCAAGCGCGGTGAAGCCGCCCCCGCCGCCTCGAACTGA
- a CDS encoding Gfo/Idh/MocA family protein, which translates to MKKSVIVGMGFMGAMHAQIYAQLENATLVGVVDFKGAAAKEKLDGLGMPGVPVFATVEEAFEALDFDVLDICLPTDLHLEFALKGIAAGKAVFCEKPLALSTEDAERISTAAAEAGVPFQVGQCIRFWPEYQALREFHASGQGGKLLSLTMQRRSARPTYAEGDWLNQEIRSKGAAFDLHIHDTDFVLALLGEPRAVTSHGHFDASGPSHIFTHYAYDGPVVYAEGGWNYPDTWGFQMAFQALYENATIDYDSGAQPTLSITVPGTPKAALPFASAGQRESSFKGGNLSDLGGYYKELEAFIHCLENGSAITDATAGQATASVRVALAEIESARSGQTVSL; encoded by the coding sequence ATGAAAAAGTCAGTCATTGTCGGCATGGGGTTCATGGGCGCGATGCACGCCCAGATCTATGCCCAGCTCGAAAACGCCACGCTGGTGGGAGTCGTTGACTTCAAGGGCGCGGCAGCGAAGGAAAAACTCGACGGCCTGGGCATGCCCGGGGTGCCGGTGTTCGCGACGGTGGAGGAGGCGTTCGAGGCGCTTGATTTCGATGTGCTCGACATCTGCCTGCCGACCGACCTGCACCTGGAGTTCGCGCTCAAGGGCATCGCCGCGGGCAAGGCCGTTTTTTGTGAGAAACCGCTTGCGCTCAGCACGGAGGACGCCGAGCGCATCAGCACCGCCGCCGCCGAGGCCGGAGTGCCCTTCCAGGTCGGCCAGTGCATCCGCTTCTGGCCCGAGTACCAGGCACTGCGCGAGTTCCACGCCAGCGGCCAGGGCGGGAAACTGCTCAGCCTGACCATGCAGCGTCGTTCCGCTCGCCCTACTTACGCAGAGGGCGACTGGCTTAACCAGGAAATCCGCAGCAAGGGTGCCGCCTTCGATCTGCATATCCACGACACGGACTTCGTGCTCGCCCTGCTCGGGGAGCCCCGCGCCGTGACCAGCCACGGGCATTTCGATGCCAGCGGGCCGAGCCACATTTTTACCCACTACGCCTACGACGGCCCCGTCGTCTATGCCGAGGGCGGCTGGAACTACCCCGACACCTGGGGCTTTCAGATGGCATTCCAGGCCCTGTACGAAAACGCCACCATCGACTACGACAGCGGGGCGCAGCCGACGCTCTCGATCACCGTCCCCGGCACCCCCAAGGCGGCCCTGCCCTTCGCCAGCGCGGGGCAGCGCGAGTCGAGCTTCAAGGGCGGCAACCTCTCCGACCTCGGCGGCTACTACAAGGAACTGGAAGCCTTTATCCACTGCCTCGAAAACGGCTCCGCGATCACCGACGCCACCGCCGGGCAAGCTACCGCGTCCGTCCGCGTCGCCCTGGCCGAGATCGAATCCGCCCGCAGCGGGCAGACCGTGAGCCTGTAA
- a CDS encoding ROK family protein: MFELKLLHTPELDPGFIPASLWNQHYRDLAYLCPDAREVTLQVVRPDGQANTYRTRLLPANLAYAGYNLRYCERLVKMMLWAWGGCEVRLSGAPEIAAKLKTIYSPEGERAFDWEFMGQRVFLQPFSVHDTLAPECADSGEPAPAKRNIDGCRIGFDLGGSDRKCAALIDGEVVYSEEIKWSPYFESDPEYHIAGIQDSLERAAAHLPRVDAIGGSAAGIYIDNEPRVASLFRGVSAGDFEAKIRPLFHELKRKWENVPFVVANDGDVTALAGAHVLGVSEVLGLSMGTSQAVGYVNGAGAVTGWLNELAFAPVDYREQDSPRDEWSGDRGCGVQYFSQQAVSRLLPASGLPVPAEMPMAEQLEAVQSHMERGDQRAAAIYRTIGTCLGYALAHYADFYRFRHLLFLGRVSSGEGGQIIREQAEDVLGDEFPSLAPTISITLPDETMKRHGQAVAAASLPVLDKQSASTRL; encoded by the coding sequence ATGTTTGAACTCAAGCTCCTGCACACGCCCGAACTCGATCCGGGCTTCATCCCGGCCTCGCTGTGGAACCAGCACTATCGCGATCTGGCCTACCTCTGCCCCGACGCCCGTGAAGTCACGCTCCAGGTGGTGCGCCCCGACGGGCAGGCCAACACCTACCGCACCCGCCTGCTCCCGGCCAACCTCGCCTACGCGGGCTACAACCTGCGCTACTGCGAGCGGCTGGTCAAAATGATGCTCTGGGCCTGGGGCGGCTGCGAAGTCCGCCTCAGCGGCGCGCCCGAAATCGCCGCCAAACTGAAAACCATTTACAGCCCCGAAGGCGAACGCGCCTTTGACTGGGAGTTCATGGGGCAGCGCGTTTTTCTCCAACCCTTCTCCGTCCACGACACGCTCGCGCCGGAGTGCGCCGACAGCGGCGAACCCGCCCCGGCCAAACGCAATATTGACGGTTGCCGGATCGGCTTCGACCTCGGCGGAAGCGACCGCAAGTGCGCCGCGCTCATCGACGGCGAGGTGGTTTACTCGGAGGAAATCAAGTGGTCGCCCTACTTCGAGAGCGACCCCGAGTACCACATCGCGGGCATTCAGGACAGCCTGGAGCGCGCCGCCGCCCACCTGCCCCGCGTCGATGCCATCGGCGGCAGCGCGGCGGGCATTTACATCGACAACGAGCCCCGCGTGGCCTCGCTCTTTCGCGGCGTCAGTGCCGGCGACTTCGAGGCGAAGATCCGTCCGCTCTTTCACGAACTCAAACGCAAGTGGGAAAACGTCCCCTTTGTCGTGGCCAACGACGGCGATGTCACCGCGCTGGCCGGGGCGCACGTGCTCGGTGTCTCCGAGGTGCTCGGACTCTCCATGGGCACGAGCCAGGCTGTCGGCTATGTCAACGGAGCCGGAGCCGTCACCGGCTGGCTTAACGAGCTGGCCTTCGCGCCGGTGGACTACCGCGAACAGGACTCCCCCCGCGACGAGTGGAGCGGCGACCGTGGCTGCGGCGTGCAGTATTTCTCCCAACAGGCGGTCTCCCGCCTGCTCCCGGCCTCGGGGCTCCCGGTCCCGGCGGAAATGCCTATGGCCGAGCAGCTCGAAGCCGTTCAGAGCCACATGGAGCGTGGCGACCAGCGGGCCGCCGCCATCTACCGCACCATCGGTACCTGCCTCGGCTACGCGCTGGCGCATTACGCGGACTTTTACCGGTTCCGGCACCTGCTTTTCCTCGGGCGCGTCAGCTCGGGCGAAGGCGGCCAGATCATCCGCGAGCAGGCCGAGGATGTGCTCGGCGACGAGTTCCCCTCGCTCGCGCCAACCATCAGCATCACCCTGCCCGACGAGACCATGAAGCGCCACGGCCAGGCCGTCGCGGCCGCTTCGCTTCCGGTACTGGACAAGCAGTCCGCCTCAACCAGACTGTAA
- a CDS encoding sugar phosphate isomerase/epimerase family protein translates to MKKSINIWSFNPALSLPEKFALAQDAGFPAIEVELAETGPVSLASTAADLSEVLRQAGDHGLTLSGLACGLYWGANAASADAANRQKAADILKKQIEVAHGLNLDAILVVPGAVGVDFIPDCEVVPYERAWERATAFIAEALPAAEAAGVQICVENVWNKFLLSPREMKAFVAQFDSPFVRCYLDVGNTLLNGYPEDWIRTLAGHIGRVHFKDFKRSVGTVDGFCELLAGDVNWPQVVAALKETGYDNWIAAEMIPPVPMYKHAPDVIIYNTSRAMDAIFALA, encoded by the coding sequence ATGAAAAAGAGCATCAACATCTGGTCGTTCAACCCGGCGCTGAGCCTGCCGGAGAAATTCGCGCTGGCGCAGGACGCCGGTTTCCCCGCCATCGAAGTCGAGCTGGCCGAGACCGGGCCGGTTTCGCTGGCCTCCACCGCCGCCGACCTGAGCGAAGTGCTTCGCCAGGCCGGGGACCACGGGCTGACCCTCAGCGGGCTGGCCTGCGGCCTCTACTGGGGCGCGAATGCCGCCTCCGCCGACGCCGCCAACCGTCAGAAGGCCGCCGACATCCTTAAGAAGCAAATCGAAGTCGCCCACGGGCTGAACCTCGACGCCATCCTCGTCGTCCCCGGCGCGGTGGGCGTGGACTTCATCCCCGACTGCGAAGTCGTCCCCTACGAGCGCGCCTGGGAGCGGGCCACGGCCTTTATCGCGGAGGCGCTGCCTGCCGCCGAAGCCGCCGGGGTGCAGATCTGCGTCGAGAACGTCTGGAACAAGTTCCTGCTCTCGCCGCGCGAGATGAAGGCGTTCGTCGCGCAGTTCGACAGCCCCTTTGTTCGCTGCTACCTCGACGTGGGCAACACCCTGCTCAACGGCTATCCGGAGGACTGGATCCGCACCCTCGCCGGGCACATCGGGCGCGTCCACTTCAAGGACTTCAAGCGCTCCGTCGGCACGGTGGACGGTTTCTGCGAACTGCTCGCCGGGGATGTGAACTGGCCGCAGGTCGTCGCCGCGCTGAAGGAAACCGGCTACGACAACTGGATCGCTGCCGAAATGATTCCGCCCGTGCCCATGTACAAGCACGCCCCCGACGTGATCATCTACAACACCTCGCGCGCGATGGACGCCATCTTCGCGCTGGCCTGA
- a CDS encoding helix-turn-helix transcriptional regulator: protein MEPARLRRTRNTPDFPASLPEPGSYYTGVDDPERPRVRNVLVFMRTERDKLQQRNFANRSHHRHVLILALDTAGSVIVDGSEVRLGEGQGMLVRPFQFHHYINLEQDRLRWLFVTFDLEAGGGRLPELDYRVLRPDENLLRLWSRIARTWGEKTGPERAVVLPLLDLLLTGLLAGERTVTPAGAGNSSWIARTESLLIQSIYKGWTVEEIASQLGLSGRRLRTLFEEQTGVSIRRYRANYQLHRAMQLMSGSSDSLSRIAERCGFNSLSVFTRFIQRETGQPPRRFRRTLE, encoded by the coding sequence ATGGAGCCCGCAAGGCTAAGACGTACCCGCAACACGCCGGACTTTCCCGCCTCGCTGCCGGAGCCGGGCAGCTACTACACCGGGGTGGACGATCCGGAACGCCCGCGCGTGCGCAACGTACTCGTTTTCATGCGCACGGAGCGCGACAAGCTCCAGCAGCGCAATTTCGCCAACCGCTCCCACCACCGCCATGTGCTCATCCTCGCGCTCGACACCGCCGGGTCGGTCATTGTCGATGGGAGCGAGGTCCGCCTCGGCGAAGGGCAGGGAATGCTGGTGAGGCCCTTTCAGTTTCACCACTACATCAACCTGGAGCAGGACCGGCTGCGCTGGCTCTTTGTGACTTTCGACCTGGAGGCGGGGGGCGGGCGTCTGCCGGAGCTTGACTACCGCGTGCTCCGGCCCGACGAAAACCTGCTGCGGCTCTGGAGCCGGATCGCCCGCACCTGGGGCGAAAAAACGGGGCCTGAGCGCGCCGTCGTCCTTCCGTTGCTGGACCTGCTGTTGACCGGGTTGCTGGCGGGCGAGAGAACGGTGACTCCGGCGGGCGCGGGGAACTCCTCCTGGATCGCACGCACGGAGTCGTTGCTCATCCAGTCGATTTACAAGGGCTGGACGGTCGAGGAAATCGCCAGCCAGCTCGGGCTTTCCGGACGCCGCCTGCGGACGCTCTTCGAGGAGCAGACCGGGGTCTCGATCCGCCGCTACCGGGCTAACTACCAACTGCACCGCGCCATGCAGCTCATGAGCGGTTCCAGCGATTCGCTCAGCCGCATCGCCGAGCGTTGCGGGTTTAACTCGCTCTCGGTTTTCACCCGTTTCATCCAGCGCGAGACCGGCCAACCGCCCCGCCGGTTTCGCCGCACGCTGGAATGA
- a CDS encoding PIG-L deacetylase family protein, producing the protein MKLFIPDQSEQTSALVRTTHLGVGAHQDDLEFMALHGILECFQRADKWFGAVTCTDGAGSARTGAYADFTDEQMQAVRVTEQETAASIGQYAFMAQLGYPSSAVKTPAPRAALVRELRDLFATARPEVVYTHNAFDKHPTHLGVMLAVLEAIRELPVSERPARIYGCEVWRGLDWLPDDIKVLQDVSGHPNLAAALNGVFDSQIAGGKRYDLAVEGRRTANATFLDAHSIDDANRIQYALDMTPLIAGDAPLALDAFMRDILERSDTLMMDAIATLS; encoded by the coding sequence ATGAAACTTTTTATTCCCGATCAGAGCGAGCAAACAAGCGCCCTGGTGCGCACCACCCACCTCGGTGTCGGTGCGCACCAGGACGACCTCGAATTCATGGCCCTGCACGGCATCCTCGAATGCTTCCAGCGCGCGGACAAGTGGTTCGGCGCGGTGACCTGCACCGACGGCGCGGGCAGCGCCCGGACGGGAGCCTACGCGGATTTCACCGACGAGCAGATGCAGGCCGTGCGCGTGACCGAGCAGGAAACCGCCGCCAGCATCGGCCAGTACGCGTTTATGGCGCAGCTCGGGTATCCCAGCTCCGCGGTAAAAACGCCCGCCCCCCGCGCCGCGCTCGTGCGCGAGTTGCGCGACCTCTTTGCCACGGCCCGTCCCGAGGTGGTCTATACCCATAATGCCTTTGACAAGCACCCGACCCATCTGGGCGTCATGCTCGCCGTGCTGGAGGCGATCCGCGAGCTTCCCGTCTCCGAGCGCCCGGCCCGCATCTACGGTTGCGAGGTCTGGCGCGGGCTGGACTGGCTGCCGGACGACATCAAAGTCCTGCAAGATGTCAGCGGACACCCGAATCTCGCCGCCGCGCTCAACGGTGTCTTTGACTCGCAGATAGCCGGCGGCAAACGCTACGACCTCGCGGTCGAAGGCCGCCGCACCGCCAACGCCACCTTCCTCGACGCGCACAGCATCGACGACGCCAACCGCATCCAGTACGCGCTCGACATGACACCGCTCATCGCCGGTGATGCTCCGCTCGCGCTGGACGCGTTCATGCGGGATATTCTTGAGCGTAGCGACACGCTGATGATGGACGCCATCGCCACGCTCAGCTAG